The nucleotide sequence GCGGCCCGCGCGGCGGCTGCGTGGCTGTGGGCCACCGGTTCTATTGCCACACCGCTGAAGTCCAAGCCCAGCTCTTCGGCCAGCTCGCGCATGCGGCGTTCAGGCCCTATGAGCACGGGTTCTATCAGACCGTGCTGTGCCGCTGCCAGTGCGCCGCCCAATGAGGCCGCGTCGCAGGGGTGCACCACGGCGCAGCGCACGGCGGTGAGGTCGCGCCCGTGTGCCAAGAGCGCGGCCAGGCGCGCCTCGGGGTCAAACAGCTGAATGGTGGGCGCATGCACGGCAGGGCGTCGCACCTTGATGGTGGGCGCCATCACGCGGGCCAGGCCATGCAGCACCCGATCCCCACGCTGGTTTTGCACTTGGCAGTCCAACTCCAAGCGCTTTTTCTCGTCGTCTTTGCTGCTCACACTCACCCGCACGGTGAGCGTGTCGCCAATGCGCACGGGCTTGCTGAAGTGCAGCACTTGCTCCAAGTAAATGGTGCCGGGGCCCGGAAACACGGTGCCGAGCAGCGCCGAGATCAAGGCGCCCCCCCACATGCCGTGCGCAATCACGCCATGGAAGAGGCTGGCGTCTGCGTATTCGGGGTCCAAGTGCGCGGGGTTGGTGTCCCCTGACACCGCGGCAAAGGCGCGGATATCGTCCAAGGTGAGCGTGCGCACCAGCTGGGCGCTTTGGCCTAGCCGGATCTCGTCGTAGGTGGCGTTCTCTACCATGTCGGAGGGCTGTACGAGGTGCATTGGGTGGGCCTGGGTTTAGGCGACCGCATGGCAGCCTGCATCGACAAAAATGGTTTGCCCGGTCATGCCGGATGCGCCTGCACTGCACAAGAAAGCGGTGAGCGCGCCAATCTCTTCCAGCGTGACCAAGCGCTGCAAGGGGGACTTGGCTTGGGCTTGCTCCATCAAGCTGTCAAACTCTGCAATGCCTGACGCAGCCCGCGTGGGGATGGGGCCTGGCGATACCGCGTGCACGCGGATGCCCTTGGGCCCCAGCTCCACCGCCAAGTAGCGCACCAACGACTCCAGCGCCGCTTTGACGGGTCCCATAAGTCCGTAATGGCCAATGGCCTGGCTGGCCCCTTGGTAGCTCATGGTGATGATGCTGCCACCCGCACGCATGTGGGGCGCGCACAAGCGGGCCAGTTCTGCCAGCGAATGGCATGACACCTGCATGGCCCGCGCAAAGCCTGCGCCCGTGCTGTCCGTCACACTGCCGTGCAGTTCCTCTAGCGGTGCCCATGCAATGGAGTGCACCACAAAGTCCAAGTGGCCGTGGTGCGCCACGGCTTGCTCGACCAGCGTTTGCAAGTCACCGGGCTGCTCCACATTGCAGTTCAGTAGTGGGGCCTGCAAGGCGTCTGCATGTGGTTGCACAAAGC is from Rhodoferax aquaticus and encodes:
- the fabI gene encoding enoyl-ACP reductase FabI; its protein translation is MYNLDAPGPSHHLPDGSPALNGIHVNGSAHHAHATHGPLAGKKGLVVGLANAHSIAYGCAQQARAQGADLVLSCLNDKARSFVQPHADALQAPLLNCNVEQPGDLQTLVEQAVAHHGHLDFVVHSIAWAPLEELHGSVTDSTGAGFARAMQVSCHSLAELARLCAPHMRAGGSIITMSYQGASQAIGHYGLMGPVKAALESLVRYLAVELGPKGIRVHAVSPGPIPTRAASGIAEFDSLMEQAQAKSPLQRLVTLEEIGALTAFLCSAGASGMTGQTIFVDAGCHAVA
- a CDS encoding bifunctional enoyl-CoA hydratase/phosphate acetyltransferase produces the protein MHLVQPSDMVENATYDEIRLGQSAQLVRTLTLDDIRAFAAVSGDTNPAHLDPEYADASLFHGVIAHGMWGGALISALLGTVFPGPGTIYLEQVLHFSKPVRIGDTLTVRVSVSSKDDEKKRLELDCQVQNQRGDRVLHGLARVMAPTIKVRRPAVHAPTIQLFDPEARLAALLAHGRDLTAVRCAVVHPCDAASLGGALAAAQHGLIEPVLIGPERRMRELAEELGLDFSGVAIEPVAHSHAAAARAADMAAAKQVESIMKGSLHTDELMAAVVTNAALRTGRRMSHVFRFDVPSYYKPLYLTDAALNIRPKLHEKADIVHNAIALARIMGVAQPKVAVLSAVEMVNPNIPSTIDAAALCMMAQRGQIEGGILDGPLAFDSAISAESARIKHISSPVAGDADILVVPDLESGNMLGKQLEYLGGAMMSGLVMGARVPIALTSRADGESARIASALLAKVTAHHNRLVPP